The following coding sequences are from one Lolium rigidum isolate FL_2022 chromosome 6, APGP_CSIRO_Lrig_0.1, whole genome shotgun sequence window:
- the LOC124665088 gene encoding vacuolar protein sorting-associated protein 55 homolog, with product MFSTSILLQILACALYNNWWPMLAALMYIIVPMPCLFFGDGSTRFLSSGEGGAWINAAKFLTGASAMGSLAIPAILRHAGLIETGAMFIEFTSFFILVCTVLCFHRATLEEEW from the exons ATGTTCTCCACCAGCATTCTTTTGCAAATCCTG GCATGTGCTCTGTACAACAACTGGTGGCCTATGTTAGCAG CACTCATGTACATCATTGTGCCCATGCCATGCCTGTTCTTCGGTGATGGATCCACACGGTTCTTGAGTAGCGGAGAGGGTGGAGC GTGGATCAACGCTGCAAAGTTTCTGACTGGCGCGTCTGCCATGGGAAGCCTCGCCATCCCCGCGATCCTGAGGCACGCTGGCCTGATCGAGACCGGGGCCATGTTCATCGAGTTCACGTCCTTCTTCATCCTCGTGTGCACGGTGCTGTGCTTCCACAGGGCCACCCTGGAGGAAGAATGGTAA
- the LOC124665089 gene encoding leucine-rich repeat protein SHOC-2: protein MTRLTLEQTAREAAPAGCLATFLDLSHRSFSDVSCLGNFKNLERLDLGHNCLVTLEGLSSCTNLKWLSVIENKLVSLEGVEALSKLQVLNAGKNKLTKIDEVRSLTSLGALILNDNNISSICKLDPHHQLNTLVLSKNPIVTIGDALVNAKSIKKISMSHCQIESIGSSLAACVELKELRLAHNQITTIPMDLAKNTKLLNLDLGNNLIERVTDLKVLSELRYLRNLNLQGNPIAEKDGLAKKVMKIVPTVRIFNAKPIEASSQNDNSKKVGMLNKDEDMLAHDPKDVKKNDKRKRSKQQVQSPEKPAAKDTPPDVTIATPVKSGLLDSKKKKKEKVVLEHDKNIKPKGKDDKAPSDDTDRKAKKESKKKKLVNKDKDVDGMDDTEVSFADFVFSREAARPEPALEEKTQGIAPGGKFVGGLVIDHTKKRKKSQGTFLDASDLKLLSSVPEVGVGGLSGWD, encoded by the exons ATGACGCGGCTGACGCTGGAGCAGACGGCGAGGGAGGCGGCGCCTGCCGGCTGCCTGGCCACGTTCCTAGACCTCTCCCACCGCTCCTTCTCCGAC GTGTCGTGCCTAGGAAACTTCAAGAACCTGGAGCGCCTCGACCTCGGccacaactgcctcgtcacgctcgAG GGCCTGTCCTCGTGCACCAACCTGAAGTGGCTTTCGGTTATCGAGAACAAGCTCGTGAGCTTGGAAGGCGTGGAAGCCCTCTCAAAGCTGCAG GTACTGAATGCTGGCAAAAATAAATTGACCAAAATCGACGAGGTCAGATCTTTGACAAGCCTCGGAGCGTTGATTCTGAACG ATAACAACATTTCTTCCATCtgcaagcttgatccccatcatcaGTTGAATACTCTTG TTCTCTCGAAGAATCCAATCGTTACTATTGGTGATGCTTTGGTCAATGCAAAGTCTATCAAAAAG ATATCCATGTCTCACTGTCAGATAGAGAGTATTGGATCTTCTCTTGCTGCATGTGTGGAATTGAAGGAACTTAGGCTTGCTCACAATCAGATCACT ACAATTCCAATGGACTTGGCCAAAAATACCAAACTCTTGAACCTTGACTTGGGAAATAACTTAATTGAGAGGGTGACAGATTTGAAG GTCCTTTCGGAACTACGCTACTTGAGGAACCTAAATCTGCAGGGAAATCCTATTGCAGAGAAAGATGGTCTAGCTAAAAAG gtcatgaaAATTGTGCCGACCGTACGCATATTCAACGCAAAGCCCATAGAAGCCAGCTCCCAGAATGATAACTCTAAGAAAGTGGGTATGCTGAACAAGGATGAAGATATGCTTGCTCATGATCCCAAAGATGTGAAAAAGAACGATAAAAGAAAACGGTCAAAACAACAAGTGCAGAGCCCTGAAAAACCTGCAGCCAAAGATACTCCTCCAGATGTCACCATTGCCACCCCAGTTAAATCTGGACTACTGGAtagtaagaaaaagaaaaaggagaaggtaGTCCTAGAGCATGACAAGAACATTAAACCAAAAGGCAAGGATGATAAAGCTCCTTCCGATGATACTGACAGGAAGGCCAAGAAGGAATCCAAGAAGAAGAAACTTGTCAACAAAGATAAAGATGTGGACGGAATGGATGACACCGAAGTGTCATTTGCAGACTTTGTGTTTTCGAGAGAGGCTGCCCGTCCAGAGCCTGCGCTGGAGGAGAAAACCCAGGGAATTGCTCCCGGTGGGAAATTTGTCGGAGGCCTGGTGATTGATCacaccaagaagaggaagaagtcgCAAGGGACGTTTCTTGATGCGTCGGATCTTAAGCTGCTTTCCTCTGTGCCTGAGGTGGGTGTGGGTGGACTGTCTGGGTGGGATTAG